One Trichormus variabilis 0441 genomic window, TTAACTTAAAAATAATTGTTAAAGATTTCTATGATGTGTGTTGCGCTGCGCTCCACCCAACCCATTTGCACATCTTTTCGTGTTGGTTGTTAACAGTTGACAGTTAACTGTCAGCAGTCAACAAACCATACAAGTGATTGTGTAATGTAACCTTTCTGTTGGGCAGTAAGCCCAAACTGTAGCGTCAGGTCAGTATAGGCAGTTCACTCAAAACACCCTCTCGTAATTGCTCAACTAATTGATGTAAATTCCCTGTATTCAAACGATAACTAAGGGGATGAGCAATTAACCGCGCCGTACTTTCATATAAAGTGGTAATTTCCACCAAACCATTTTCTTTTAAAGTCCGGCCTGTAGAAACTATATCGACAATTGCCTCAGACATTCCCGTAATCGGCCCTAGTTCCACAGAACCGTAAAGCGGGACAATTTCCACAGGTAAATCCAAACCTTGAAAGAACTCACGGGCCGAATTGACATATTTAGAAGCAACACGACTGTGAGCAGGTAAATCTAGTGGTGATTTGTAGGGACTAGATGCTTTCACCGCCACCGACATCCGACAATAGCCAAACTGTAAATCAACTAAATGAGCAACTTGTGGCTGTTTTTCCCTGAGGACATCGTAACCAATAATACCAATTTGGGCTTGTCCATACTCTACATAAACAGGTACATCCTGCCCTCTTACCAGTAGTCCTTTCGCCCTTCCACTAGCATCAGTAATTTGCAACTGACGATTTCCTGAGTCTAAAAAAGCACTAAAATCCAATCCTACAGATTTCAGTAGGCGGATGCTATTTTTGAGTAGTTCCCCTTTCGGCAACGCAACAGTTAACATTCGTTTTCTTGGTATCCTTGGCTAGAGACACTTTATCGTGTCCTTGTCTTAGCAGTTCATTAATATTGAGAATATCTCTAATGCTTACCTCAAGCAGCATGAGAATTTTATTGGTTGATGATGAAGTAGAACTCACTGTCCCCTTAAGCCGTGTGTTAACTCGTGAAGGTTACACTGTAGAAGCAGCTTATGAGGGGAAAAGTGGTAGTGAAATGGCAACAGTAGGTAATTATGACCTACTGATTTTAGACTGGATGCTACCAGGGAAAACAGGCTTGGAGATATGCCAAGAACTACGTCGCCAAGGAAAAATTACACCCGTTCTTTTCCTCACCGCCAAAGATACTTTAGATGACCGCGTACAAGGTTTAGATGCTGGTGCTGATGATTATTTAGTCAAACCCTTTGAACTGCGAGAGTTGTTGGCCAGAGTCCGTGCTTTATTACGGCGTTCTAGTTCCCAAACCTATGAAGCTACACCAGGAAGATTAACTGTAGCCGACCTAGAACTGGACTGTGAAAATCAAGTCGCCTACCGTCAAGGACGAGTCATTGAACTATCGCAGAAAGAAAGCCAACTGCTGCAATACTTTATGGAACATACGGGACAACTACTAACTCACGCCCAAATTCTGCAACATTTGTGGGAAGATAACGAACCACCAAACAGTAATGTCATCGCCGCATTAATCAGATTGCTACGCCGTAAAATCGAGGTAGGCAAAGAACTTTCCTTAATCCACACAGTCTACGGTAAAGGCTATCGCTTCGGTACGTCTTCGGTGGAATGAATAAGAAAATACCCTGGTATTTCTACCAGGGTGGAAATTTTCTCTAGCTTTTAACCTGAATGTTGGCGGCAAACAACCTATGTGTTTTCAGGTATTGCCACTCTCACAGATGATAAAATTAACCAACATTTGCCAAGAGTAACTCTCTTTCTTCTGACTTGTGTATCTGTACTTGGCCATCATCGTTCACATCAGCAATGGCTGTGTCTCCCTCGGTGATTTCTCCAGATAGCAACACTTCTGCTAAAGAGTCTTCTAGGAGGCGCATGATTGCACGACGTAATGGTCTAGCACCGTAGCTGGGGTTGTAACCTTCTGTTACTACTAATTCTTTGAACCGTTCGGTAACTTCTAAGGTAATTCCCTTCTCGGTCAGGCGACTGGCGACATCACGCAGCATGATATCAGCGATTTGCTTGACTTCATCTCTCGACAGTTGAGTGAAGACGATGACTTCATCAAGTCGGTTGAGGAACTCAGGACGGAAGTAATTTTTCAGTTCTTCGTTAACTAAGTTACGGATGCGGTTGTAACTAGCTTCGGCTTGGTTGTCAAATTCAAAGCCTAAACCGCCGCCACCTTTTTCAATCACTTTAGAACCTATGTTGGAAGTCAGGATAATCAAGGTGTTCTTGAAGTCCACTTTCCGACCTTTGGCATCGGTGATGTGTCCGTCATCTAAAATTTGCAGCAGCATATTGAATACATCGGGGTGCGCTTTTTCGATTTCGTCGAACAGCAACACTGTGTATGGTCTGCGCCGCACGGCTTCGGTGAGTTGTCCGCCTTCGTCGTAGCCGACGTAACCAGGAGGCGAGCCGATGAGTTTAGAAACGGTGTGACTTTCCATGTATTCGGACATATCAAGCCGAATCATGGCATCTTCCGCGCCGAAGAAGTAAGCTGCTAATGCTTTGGCTAGTTCGGTTTTCCCTACTCCTGTAGGCCCGGAGAAGATAAAGCTAGCAATGGGACGGTTGGGACTCTTTAAGCCGACTCTGGCGCGACGGATGGCGCGAGAAACAGATGTAACTGCTTGTTCTTGACCAATTAACCGTTTGTGGAGAGTATCTTCTAGGTGCAGAAGCAACTCAGACTCGGATTCTGTCAGCTTGTTGACTGGAACACCAGTCCAAGAGGCGACGATTTGGGCAATGTCTTCTTCATCCACAACTGGTTTGATGGTTTGGCCAGTGGTGGCTGCTTGCAGTTCTGTTTCTAGGGCAATTTCTTCGTCACGAAGTTTTGCGGCTTTATCGAAGTCTTGGACTCTCACCGCTTCGTTTTTGCTTTTGGTGATGTCAGTCAGTTGACGCTTGAGTTCCTTGTTAGGGGAAATTTGCGAGTTCCGCAGGCGCACACGAGAGCCAGCTTCATCAATTAAGTCTATGGCTTTATCGGGCAGGAAGCGATCGCTAATATATCTATCAGCCAATTGCGCGGCTGCAACCACAGCTTCATCGGAAATATGTACTTTGTGGTGCTGTTCGTAGGCTCCGCGCAAACCGTAGAGGATATCAATGGTTTCAGCTACGGATGGTTCCCCGACCATAATCGGTTGGAAACGTCGCTCTAAAGCTGCATCGCGTTCGATGTGTTGACGATATTCATCTAATGTGGTAGCGCCAATACATTGCAATTCACCCCTGGCCAAGGCTGGTTTGAGAATATTGGCTGCATCTAAGCCGCCTTCTGTTCCCCCTGCACCAACTAGGGTATGAATTTCATCTATCACCAGGATGATATTACCCGCAGAACGGACTTCTTCTACGATTTTCTTGATGCGTTCTTCAAAGTCTCCCCGGAAGCGAGTTCCCGCTACCAGAGAACCCATATCCAGGCTGATGACTTGTTTATCTTGCAAAATGTCGGGGACATCTTGGTTAATAATACGCTGTGCTAAACCTTCAGCGATCGCAGTTTTACCAACCCCTGGTTCACCAATTAACACGGGGTTATTCTTGGTACGACGGCCGAGAATCTGCACAGCACGCTCAATTTCTTTTTGCCGACCGACTACAGGGTCGAGTTTACCTTCTTTAGCTAATTTCGTCAGATTTCTGCCAAACTCTTCTATCGTCGGTGTTTGGTTCCGTCTGGAACCACCACCACCCACAACCACGGTTGGGTCTTCGCCTAAGCGACGGATGACAGCAGAGCGGACACTCTTGAGGTCAACGCCAAGATTCTGTAAAACCTTAGCGGCGACACCTTCACCGGCTTCTGTTAACCCTAAGAGTAAATGTTCTGTGTTGATGTAGTTATTTCCGAGATTATGAGCTTCTCTAAAGGACTGCTCGAAGAGGCTTTTCACTTTCGGGGTAAAAGGAATTTCTGGTGGTACAAACCCAGAACCCCTACCAATAATTTTTTCAACCTCACGACGAGCGTCTTTGAGAGTCACACCCATCTCAGTCAGCACTTTGGCAGCAACCCCAGTTCCTTCTCCCATCAAACCCAGGAGAATTTGCTCAGTTCCTACGAAATTGTGTCCCAGGCGACGTGCTTCCTCCTGAGCGAGCATAATAACTTTGATGGCTTCGGAAGTGAAGTGTTCAAACATAGCGGGTTCTTGCTCCCTTGCTGCTTGGACTTTGGGTGATAGAAAATTCACCCTTTTGTTAAACTTTTTTGTACTTTCTTAAAGACAATGTATCTTTATCTAAGGATAGGTGACAGTGGTGAGAGCCGTATTAGCTCAGGTGTAGTTGCCGTCATGACTAATTATGGTGCGATGGCAAGAATCTGAACTCTAGACGCTGAAGGAATTTACACTCTACCTAAAGGTATAAACCATGACTGAAAACCACGGAAGTAAAGACCAACAACATCCACTCTACAACCGCGATCGCCCCTTTATAGATATTCTACTAACTCAAGAGGCGACAGACCATAATTTAGCCGAATTAGCTAGGCTCAAAATCCGCTATCAAGGCTTCCCTGGCGCAAGAGACATCCAAAACGACCTGAATAAAGTTTTGCAACAATGGGGGTTAACCGAAGCGGAACTATTCGAGAAAACCCGCCAAATACATCAAATAGGCGGGATTTATAAGAGTCGTGGTAAAAGAGATGAGCAGGATTGGAATTAAGGGCAGGGGGCAGGGGGCAGGGAGCAGGGGGGAGAATACCCTAGTCAAAGTTCTCTCGAATTTCATCCCATTCTGAGGGGGATAGGGGTTGTGTCTCCAGTTGTATATTAAAACAGTTGTTAGCTGCTGTAATTAAAGCCGAGATAATATCATCTACACTCAGGTTGAATTTTATGGGGTTAAAATCTTCTACACCGAATACTTGTGCAAATAGTTTTGTATCTGGCTGGAGACGGATAGAACCATGTTGTAGAATTACGTCGCCGCGTCGCAACTGAGCGCTACCTATGAGTTTGCTTCCGGTTGGTAAGACTAAATCTGCACCTGTAGCTGTACCAAAACAGTTGGGATTGTGGATGTAACCACGTCCGGCTGTACCATAGCTTAATTCAAAACCGAGCGATCGCCATCCTTGGATTAAAAACTCACAAATCTTCTGGTATGCCACCAGGCGATTATCACCTAGTCCTGATGTTACTACAGCATAAGTTAAGTCACCTTGGTGGAGTACTGCCCTACCACCTGTAGGACGACGCACCAAGTCTAATTTTTGATTTTGCCAAATCAGGTTTTGCCAATGTTCTGGATATTGGCGTTGATGATACCCAAGGGAAATAGCGGGTGGCGACCAAGTGTAAAATCTTATGGTAGAAGGATGCTTACCAGATTGGTGTTGTGTTAGTAGCCAACGGTCAATTGCCATTTGTACACTACCGGAAGCTGCTAATAAAGGAATCAGTCGCCAAACCTGCTTACTAGCCATCTAAAATTTAAAATTGCTTAAGCTGCCCCAAACTCTGATTGTAAAGCTTCGTCATTGTTATCGGCGATCGTTGCCACAATAGTAATGATCCGCGAAACTTCCCCCGGAGATAATTCTGCAAGAGTGCGTGTAGAAATAACTACTACTTGATCCTCTATAATCCCAAAACGTGCTTCAAAAGTACTGGAGCAGTTTAACTCCAACAAATGACGCAACAACTTTGGTTCATTCTTCGCTGGTAATTTGAGTACTGCTGACCAAACTGTTATCGTGTCTTCATCACTCTTGCCAGTGAGTTGCACAAATACTTCCACCGTGCCGTATTTAAACTTCCACAGATAACCACCTTCTGGAGTGTGGCTTACCATTGCGCTGTCATCTTGTTCGAGGGAGTCAATGACATTTTCAATGACTTCCACATGATTAATGCTGGTTGTCTGTGCAATGAGTTCATCTATAAATTCGTCATTAGTTAGTGTTTCTTGGTAGCTTGCCATACAGATTTTTCTCTCAACCTATTATTTGTGATCTACACATACTTTATAACTTGTGGGCTAAAATTGGCTTTAGTCTTAGAATGTCGGCAATAAGACAATACAGTTCAGTTAAGGCAACAACTTAGACTGGTGTAGGTTGGGTGGAGGAACGGAACCCAACATTCTCAAGACTTTGTTGGGTTACGCTATCGCTCCACCCAACCTACTATTCTCTTAACTGAACCGTATTGATCAATGAGACTCTTAGGTTTGGTAGGGTGCGTCAGTATGAATAATTTCTAAGTATAGTTAGGGTCTATCGCAAGTAGCGCACCCTACATTTCGGAACTCTTTACTCTAGAACTAGAGTTTTACGCAAAGTATTTGCAGATAAGAAAATATAAATTCTGATCTAAATTAGATTTTGCATCATTTAGCCGTAGGGAAAAATTCTAGGCGATAGCGATAAAGCGCCACTGGGCGATCGCCTGCGTTAAAATAATTAGGATCTTGTGGCGAAAGATAGACAGCAGTAACTTGATCTGCCTCAATTCTTGGGGACGATGTCGAAAGTTTATGGTAGGCGGTGGTAGATTCGACCGAGTTTAAGTAAGGTAGCGAACCGCCTTTAAATAATTGTTGGAAAACTTCTGTAGTAATAAATTTACTATCTGCTGCGGTTTCGGTCGCCCGTGCCGTGACAATGGAAATTAATTGCCGTTCCCCACGTAAAAATGTAATCTGACGATTAGGCGAGTCTGGGTCTACTTTAACTGCTAATACGGCTTCATCACCTAAATAAGACCTAGCTAAATTCAAACTGTTAAAAACTCTATCAGCAACCACAATTGTTGATTTAGCATCTATCTGAGGAAGGAATTTTAAGCCAATAGTGGGAGGTTGTACTTCTATAAATCGTACTAAAAAGCTGACGGGCTGATTTAGTTGTTCACGATTTCCTTCAAACCCTGGTGTAACAATATCCGGTGCTAGAGGTGCTGCTAAATCTACCAAGGTACTCTTAACTTCCCAGGTTCCAGCCATCCATTTAGGGTAAGCTAAATCCCCCTTGGCTGGCTGGACAGAGGTTAATTTTTTCCACTGGGGAAAATGAGCCAAGCGTTCAGATAGTTCACCTGCATTTGCATCACCATTCCACCCCAGTAACAAGAAAATAATTAAGCAACAACTCCAAATAGCTTTTATTGTCAGCATTATCTATTTATAGCGATTTCCAATTAAGGGAGGTACATAAATAATATTTTTAAACGCGGAGGGGCGCAGTAGACGCGCAGGCTGGAAAACGCAGAGGGGCGCGGAGGGTTGGTGAATTTTATTAGCAGTGTACTCAGTACCTCAGCAGGTTGGTAAACGCTATGTTGTGTCGAGTTAAAGTTGTACTGGCAAAGGTTCCCAAACTTCGCCGTACTTTTCTTTTAAAGTGTGCCAAGCTTCCACTTGTCCTGGTTCATATTCTCCAGGCTTACCCCATTGCAAGAATAAGCTTAAAGCGGACTCTTGTTTCTCATCTAAAAAACGGATAGCGTAAGTTGTGAAATTGCCTCTTTTGGCTTCACCAGTTTCAAACTTCACTTGAGTAATTTTTTCCATATTCAAGTGAAATTCAAAGCCTTCTGTGTGCATATTGGCATATTTACCTTTAGCTAATTCTGCATAGAATAGCTTTTCTATTTTTCCCCGTGCTTCTAATACAGCCGCGCTACTAGTAACAATTAACCGCAGAGTTCCCAAGGTTTCGCAAGCTTCCAAAAAATCTTTCAGACTATGACTCATACCCGTTACCATTCCCTAATAATGACTATTGACTCTTTAATTTTGAATTTTGAATTTTGAATTGGAGCGAAGCGACTTGACTATTTCTCATACTGTTCGTAGGCGCTGACAATGCGCTGAACTAGAGGATGACGCACGACATCTTTTTGGGTAAATTCGCAAACAGCAATACCTTCAACGTGTTTGAGAACTTGTAAAGCCACTGTCAAACCTGATTGTTGATTTATTGGTAAATCAGTTTGTGTGATGTCGCCTGTAATTACCATGCGAGAACGGAAACCCAAACGAGTTAAAACCATTTTCATTTGGGCAGGTGTGGTATTTTGGGCTTCATCAACAATCACAAAAGCATGGTTTAGAGTGCGTCCCCGCATATAGGCGAGGGGTGCAACTTCAATAATTCCCCGTTCTATCAAATTGGGGACTTTCTCTTGGTCGATGAATTCGTAAATTGCATCGTAAAGCGGACGCAGATAGGGATTAATTTTCTGCTGCAAATCCCCTGGTAAAAACCCTAGTCTTTCACCAGCTTCTACCGCCGGACGTGTCAAAATCAGCTTTTCTACCTGATTGGCGAGGAGTGCTTGGACGGCGAGGACAACGGCCAGATATGTTTTACCAGTTCCCGCCGGGCCGATGCAGAAGGTGAGGTCACGTTTGCGGATGGCTTCGATATACTGGCGTTGTCTGAAGGTCTTAGCTCGGACTTCTTCGCCCCGGCGAGTTCTGGCGAGGACATCTCGCTGTAGTTCTTGTAGTTCATGTTCGCGGTGATTATCTACAGCTTGACGAGCCGTTAATATATCAGCACTGGAGATAGTGTTGCCCTGAATCCAGATACTTTCTAGCGATCGCACTAGTTTTGTCGCTAAATCTCTTTGCGTTTCTGTACCATAGATATGTAACTCTTGCCCACGCAGTACTAAAGTGGCTCCTGTTTGCCGGGAGAGAATTTTGAGATTTTCTTCTCTATCACCCGCAAGAGCGATCGCACTGGGAATGTTAGGCAGCTGAATTATGAAAGCATCTGCCATAAGTATTTTTGTAATATATTAAGCAGCAATTTTGATTCGCTTTGCGTGTCAGTTGTTAGTTGTTTTTGATTTGCTTTAGTGTTTTTTTATCTCATTTTAGAGCGGTTTATTTTTATACTATTCTATAGTAAATATTTATTTAATCCTAGATTCTACAAAGGTTTTATCTAGATTCAAGGAGAAAATTCGTTTCTATAATTTGTTAATAATGAAATATTTCATTATATTTAAATATTTATCAAGTAGAGACGCAATAACGTCTCCACTTTTTCCAGGTTTGAGCTAAAAAATCACTACAAACCCTTAATTCACCCAAGGAATATTAAGTTCACCACCTTAACCAAAGGCTTTGCTCTGATTTAGTTGCGACCACCCTTGCGTGCAGCTTCTGCTTTGCGCTTGCGGCGCAAACTGGGTTTTTCGTATCTTTCCCGACGTTTGACTTCTGATAAAATCCCGGCTTTTTGAATTTTCTTTTTAAAACGTCTAATTGCCGAGTCAATAGACTCATTCTCACCCAAACGAACTTCAGCCACTCCCTGGATTCACCTCCTGGCAGAGATTCTCACAGTTGTGTATAACCATCATTAACTGTATACGGTGGGTAAATTTTACAGGTAGCTGCAAAAAGATGCTGACATCTTTTAACCACTTCCTCAGTTTATCGAAGTTTCTGAGCGGAGTTAACTAAAACCGCTCAGGCTTCTTTTCTATTGTTAACCTAATACAGCACAGGTTAAATCAATTAACCATTCAAAATATGTGAAAAGCTTGCTGAATCAGCTTTTTGAATTTTGAATTCCGGTAGGGGTGCTAACGGGTGCGTGGTTTAACAACCGGTCGCGGCGGGGCGTTTCCGCTTCTTTCTCGTGATATTGGCAAAGGTGTGCGTTCTTGTTGGTCTTCCTCAACAAACATTCCTTCTCGGCCTGGAGTGGTGCTGCCGTAAATGTCCAGGTAAACTGATTGTCCAGCAAGTTCTGCCGCAGCAGAAATCACTGTGCGAATCGCCTGAATATTACGACCTCCCCGACCAAAAACTTTCCCTTTATCTGCACTTTCAAAGGCGATGCGAACCCAAGCCCGTTTCAGGGTTGGAGAAATTTCACAATCGACGCTTAGAGACTCTGGAGCTTCTAAAAATGGCTGCATTAAGAACTTGACTAGCCCGACGTAATTTGGGCTAGCTGTTAATGAGTTAGC contains:
- the hisG gene encoding ATP phosphoribosyltransferase, translated to MLTVALPKGELLKNSIRLLKSVGLDFSAFLDSGNRQLQITDASGRAKGLLVRGQDVPVYVEYGQAQIGIIGYDVLREKQPQVAHLVDLQFGYCRMSVAVKASSPYKSPLDLPAHSRVASKYVNSAREFFQGLDLPVEIVPLYGSVELGPITGMSEAIVDIVSTGRTLKENGLVEITTLYESTARLIAHPLSYRLNTGNLHQLVEQLREGVLSELPILT
- the rppA gene encoding two-component system response regulator RppA — its product is MRILLVDDEVELTVPLSRVLTREGYTVEAAYEGKSGSEMATVGNYDLLILDWMLPGKTGLEICQELRRQGKITPVLFLTAKDTLDDRVQGLDAGADDYLVKPFELRELLARVRALLRRSSSQTYEATPGRLTVADLELDCENQVAYRQGRVIELSQKESQLLQYFMEHTGQLLTHAQILQHLWEDNEPPNSNVIAALIRLLRRKIEVGKELSLIHTVYGKGYRFGTSSVE
- a CDS encoding ATP-dependent Clp protease ATP-binding subunit, with the protein product MFEHFTSEAIKVIMLAQEEARRLGHNFVGTEQILLGLMGEGTGVAAKVLTEMGVTLKDARREVEKIIGRGSGFVPPEIPFTPKVKSLFEQSFREAHNLGNNYINTEHLLLGLTEAGEGVAAKVLQNLGVDLKSVRSAVIRRLGEDPTVVVGGGGSRRNQTPTIEEFGRNLTKLAKEGKLDPVVGRQKEIERAVQILGRRTKNNPVLIGEPGVGKTAIAEGLAQRIINQDVPDILQDKQVISLDMGSLVAGTRFRGDFEERIKKIVEEVRSAGNIILVIDEIHTLVGAGGTEGGLDAANILKPALARGELQCIGATTLDEYRQHIERDAALERRFQPIMVGEPSVAETIDILYGLRGAYEQHHKVHISDEAVVAAAQLADRYISDRFLPDKAIDLIDEAGSRVRLRNSQISPNKELKRQLTDITKSKNEAVRVQDFDKAAKLRDEEIALETELQAATTGQTIKPVVDEEDIAQIVASWTGVPVNKLTESESELLLHLEDTLHKRLIGQEQAVTSVSRAIRRARVGLKSPNRPIASFIFSGPTGVGKTELAKALAAYFFGAEDAMIRLDMSEYMESHTVSKLIGSPPGYVGYDEGGQLTEAVRRRPYTVLLFDEIEKAHPDVFNMLLQILDDGHITDAKGRKVDFKNTLIILTSNIGSKVIEKGGGGLGFEFDNQAEASYNRIRNLVNEELKNYFRPEFLNRLDEVIVFTQLSRDEVKQIADIMLRDVASRLTEKGITLEVTERFKELVVTEGYNPSYGARPLRRAIMRLLEDSLAEVLLSGEITEGDTAIADVNDDGQVQIHKSEERELLLANVG
- a CDS encoding DUF3288 family protein; translated protein: MTENHGSKDQQHPLYNRDRPFIDILLTQEATDHNLAELARLKIRYQGFPGARDIQNDLNKVLQQWGLTEAELFEKTRQIHQIGGIYKSRGKRDEQDWN
- a CDS encoding lipoate--protein ligase family protein produces the protein MASKQVWRLIPLLAASGSVQMAIDRWLLTQHQSGKHPSTIRFYTWSPPAISLGYHQRQYPEHWQNLIWQNQKLDLVRRPTGGRAVLHQGDLTYAVVTSGLGDNRLVAYQKICEFLIQGWRSLGFELSYGTAGRGYIHNPNCFGTATGADLVLPTGSKLIGSAQLRRGDVILQHGSIRLQPDTKLFAQVFGVEDFNPIKFNLSVDDIISALITAANNCFNIQLETQPLSPSEWDEIRENFD
- a CDS encoding YbjN domain-containing protein, with translation MASYQETLTNDEFIDELIAQTTSINHVEVIENVIDSLEQDDSAMVSHTPEGGYLWKFKYGTVEVFVQLTGKSDEDTITVWSAVLKLPAKNEPKLLRHLLELNCSSTFEARFGIIEDQVVVISTRTLAELSPGEVSRIITIVATIADNNDEALQSEFGAA
- a CDS encoding DUF6816 family protein, whose protein sequence is MLTIKAIWSCCLIIFLLLGWNGDANAGELSERLAHFPQWKKLTSVQPAKGDLAYPKWMAGTWEVKSTLVDLAAPLAPDIVTPGFEGNREQLNQPVSFLVRFIEVQPPTIGLKFLPQIDAKSTIVVADRVFNSLNLARSYLGDEAVLAVKVDPDSPNRQITFLRGERQLISIVTARATETAADSKFITTEVFQQLFKGGSLPYLNSVESTTAYHKLSTSSPRIEADQVTAVYLSPQDPNYFNAGDRPVALYRYRLEFFPTAK
- a CDS encoding ChuX/HutX family heme-like substrate-binding protein; translated protein: MSHSLKDFLEACETLGTLRLIVTSSAAVLEARGKIEKLFYAELAKGKYANMHTEGFEFHLNMEKITQVKFETGEAKRGNFTTYAIRFLDEKQESALSLFLQWGKPGEYEPGQVEAWHTLKEKYGEVWEPLPVQL
- a CDS encoding PhoH family protein, encoding MADAFIIQLPNIPSAIALAGDREENLKILSRQTGATLVLRGQELHIYGTETQRDLATKLVRSLESIWIQGNTISSADILTARQAVDNHREHELQELQRDVLARTRRGEEVRAKTFRQRQYIEAIRKRDLTFCIGPAGTGKTYLAVVLAVQALLANQVEKLILTRPAVEAGERLGFLPGDLQQKINPYLRPLYDAIYEFIDQEKVPNLIERGIIEVAPLAYMRGRTLNHAFVIVDEAQNTTPAQMKMVLTRLGFRSRMVITGDITQTDLPINQQSGLTVALQVLKHVEGIAVCEFTQKDVVRHPLVQRIVSAYEQYEK
- the rpsU gene encoding 30S ribosomal protein S21; the protein is MAEVRLGENESIDSAIRRFKKKIQKAGILSEVKRRERYEKPSLRRKRKAEAARKGGRN
- a CDS encoding KH domain-containing protein, translating into MSLNRSVQNPHHSLTANSLTASPNYVGLVKFLMQPFLEAPESLSVDCEISPTLKRAWVRIAFESADKGKVFGRGGRNIQAIRTVISAAAELAGQSVYLDIYGSTTPGREGMFVEEDQQERTPLPISRERSGNAPPRPVVKPRTR